A window from Fragaria vesca subsp. vesca linkage group LG5, FraVesHawaii_1.0, whole genome shotgun sequence encodes these proteins:
- the LOC101312057 gene encoding F-box/kelch-repeat protein At1g74510-like, translated as MLEGPSYLVSRQLPSSCEQESQWMYNTQCVLESSHSKRPLEDGEELNLDHSHAQSDQPNDQNLADSHAQSDQPNDQRPALSYANTDQPNDQDHDGNNYDPNSLFQQLGRDVSIHCLLRCSRADYGSVAMLCRSFRSLIRSGELYTLRRKMGIVEHWAYFSCALSEWWAFNPDREHWMPLPKMEINGCFMCSDKESLAVGTELLVFGKEITSHVVYKYSLLTHKWSSGQLMNTPRCLFASASSGEIAILAGGCDPCGNILSTAELYNSETGTWLTLPSMNKPRKMSSGVFMDGKFYVIGGIGVGSPIALSCGEVYDLERGTWTEIPNMHPRKNGGAGGTNMPATAEAPPLLAVVNNILYAADHAEQEVRKYDKERNMWITIGRLPERTSSMNGWGVAFRACGNRLIVIGGPRGSTVGQIEINSWVPDEGPPQWNLLAVKDPGGFVYNCAVMGC; from the exons ATGTTGGAGGGTCCTTCCTATCTTGTTTCAAGGCAGCTTCCGAGCTCCTGTGAGCAAGAGAGTCAGTGGATGTACAACACTCAATGTGTTCTTGAATCGTCACACAGTAAGCGCCCACTTGAAGATGGGGAAGAGTTG AATCTTGATCATTCCCATGCCCAATCCGACCAGCCAAATGACCAGAATCTTGCTGATTCCCATGCCCAATCTGACCAGCCAAATGACCAGAGACCTGCTCTTTCCTATGCCAACACTGACCAGCCAAATGATCAGGATCATGACGGTAACAACTACGATCCGAATTCACTATTCCAGCAACTTGGAAGGGATGTCTCAATACACTGTCTCCTTCGTTGTTCAAGAGCTGATTATGGCTCAGTTGCCATGTTGTGTAGGAGTTTCCGGTCTCTAATTCGAAGTGGGGAGCTGTACACCCTGAGGCGAAAAATGGGTATTGTAGAACATTGGGCTTACTTCTCTTGTGCTCTCTCTGAATGGTGGGCATTTAATCCAGATCGTGAACATTGGATGCCTTTGCCTAAAATGGAAATAAATGGATGTTTCATGTGTTCAGATAAGGAGTCGTTAGCCGTTGGCACTGAACTTCTTGTATTTGGAAAGGAAATAACGTCCCATGTGGTTTACAAATATAGCCTTTTGACACACAAGTGGTCATCCGGCCAATTGATGAATACACCTAGGTGCTTGTTCGCTTCTGCTAGCAGTGGGGAAATTGCCATTCTAGCCGGTGGTTGCGATCCATGTGGCAATATCTTGAGCACTGCTGAGCTGTACAATTCAGAAACAGGAACTTGGTTGACTCTTCCGAGCATGAATAAACCTAGAAAAATGTCGTCTGGGGTATTTATGGATGGCAAGTTTTATGTCATTGGCGGGATTGGAGTGGGCAGCCCAATTGCACTTAGCTGTGGGGAGGTTTATGATTTGGAGAGGGGGACTTGGACTGAGATACCTAACATGCACCCCCGAAAAAATGGAGGGGCTGGAGGAACTAATATGCCTGCTACAGCTGAGGCACCTCCTCTGCTTGCAGTTGTAAATAACATACTGTATGCTGCAGATCATGCAGAACAGGAGGTGAGAAAGTATGATAAGGAGAGGAACATGTGGATTACTATTGGGAGATTGCCTGAGCGGACATCCTCAATGAATGGTTGGGGAGTAGCATTTCGGGCATGTGGTAATCGGTTAATTGTAATTGGTGGACCAAGGGGTTCAACCGTAGGGCAAATTGAAATTAACTCTTGGGTCCCTGATGAAGGTCCGCCGCAGTGGAACCTGCTTGCTGTAAAGGATCCGGGAGGCTTTGTCTATAATTGTGCAGTGATGGGATGCTGA
- the LOC101312348 gene encoding transcription factor bHLH135-like: MSTRRSRSRQSGGSRISDDQINDLVTKLQQLLPEIRNSRRSDKVSASTVLQETCNYIRNLHREVDDLSERLSELLATTDTAQAAVIRSLLLQ; this comes from the exons ATGTCTACCCGAAGGTCAAGATCTAGGCAATCTGGTGGTTCGAGAATCTCTGATGATCAAATCAATGATCTCGTCACAAAGTTGCAGCAGCTTCTTCCTGAGATTCGCAACAGTAGACGTTCCGACAAG GTCTCAGCATCGACGGTGTTACAGGAAACGTGCAACTATATAAGAAACTTGCACAGAGAGGTGGATGACCTAAGCGAGCGACTGTCGGAGCTGTTGGCAACAACTGACACGGCCCAAGCTGCCGTAATCAGGAGCTTACTTTTGCAATAG
- the LOC101312634 gene encoding vacuolar protein sorting-associated protein 29-like, with protein MVLVLALGDLHIPHRAPDLPAKFKSMLVPGKIQHIICTGNLCIKEVHDYLKTLCPDLHIARGEYDEETRYPETKTLTIGQFKLGLCHGHQVIPWGDLDSLAMLQRQLDVDILVTGHTHQFTAYKHEGGVVINPGSASGAYSSITYDVNPSFVLMDIDGLRVVVYVYELIDGEVKVDKIDFKKTTATHSAH; from the exons ATGGTGTTGGTTTTGGCCTTGGGGGATTTGCACATACCCCACAGGGCACCTGATCTGCCTGCAAAGTTCAAGTCCATGCTTGTTCCTGGCAAGATCCAGCATATCATTTGCACTGGGAATCTCTGTATCAAA GAAGTTCATGACTACTTGAAGACTCTTTGTCCCGACTTGCATATTGCTCGAGGTGAGTACGATGAAGAGACAAGATATCCAGAGACCAAAACACTGACTATCGGTCAATTTAAGTTGGGACTATGCCATGGCCATCAG GTTATTCCATGGGGGGACCTAGATTCTCTAGCCATGCTTCAAAGGCAGTTAGATGTAGATATCCTTGTCACAGGTCACACCCATCAGTTCACAGCCTACAAGCATGAAGGGGGTGTTGTTATAAACCCTGGGTCTGCCAGCGGAGCCTATAGCAGCATCACCTATGATGTCAATCCAAGCTTTGTCCTCATGGACATTGATGGCCTTCGTGTGGTTGTCTATGTTTATGAACTCATTGATGGGGAGGTTAAGGTTGACAAGATTGATTTCAAGAAGACAACTGCTACTCACTCCGCTCATTGA
- the LOC101312641 gene encoding RING-H2 finger protein ATL54-like — translation MASCDVWQPESPEIDQLYNTSSEEPEFSIEIFASVDGSGRYGQFNVQCHLLTDIRESGYVISIMLSRVGVPYHVQPSMIQKIFTDAHHIANDPSNMYLKIIPMVVSLRVVSDQDRIPEFPVHEIRFVSTSKSAIEEMLESKTIEGCEEQCVVCLDEIPVGDEATCLPCSHVFHESCIVTWLEKSNLCPLCRFEMPAAYA, via the coding sequence ATGGCGAGTTGTGATGTATGGCAACCAGAAAGTCCAGAAATCGACCAATTATACAACACTTCCTCAGAAGAACCGGAGTTCTCGATTGAGATTTTTGCTTCCGTTGATGGAAGTGGGCGCTATGGACAGTTCAATGTGCAGTGCCATCTTTTGACAGATATTAGGGAATCCGGGTATGTAATCTCCATCATGCTTTCTCGGGTGGGGGTTCCCTATCATGTTCAGCCATCAATGATCCAAAAGATTTTTACTGATGCTCACCACATAGCTAATGATCCTAGTAACATGTACCTCAAGATTATTCCGATGGTAGTGTCTCTTAGAGTAGTATCTGATCAGGACCGGATACCTGAATTTCCCGTCCATGAGATAAGGTTTGTCTCCACCAGTAAGTCAGCAATAGAAGAGATGCTTGAGTCGAAGACAATTGAAGGCTGCGAAGAGCAATGCGTGGTGTGTTTGGATGAGATTCCAGTAGGGGATGAAGCCACATGCTTGCCTTGCTCACATGTGTTTCACGAAAGTTGCATAGTGACTTGGCTGGAGAAGAGCAATCTTTGCCCATTGTGTCGATTTGAGATGCCTGCCGCATACGCATGA
- the LOC101312927 gene encoding aldose 1-epimerase-like, giving the protein MHCHSGLAFCLVQCLLLTSSPKMNNKISLYWCFLFLLPLILNFSEANDEKVGDIYELKKGNISVKLTNYGATVLSVVLPDKNGKLDDVVLGFEALKDYTNDSVYFGATVGRVANRIGRAEFTLNGNHYKLVANDHGKNTLHGGSKGFSDVLWTVKRHIEDSHITFTYDSRDGEEGFPGDLSVSVTYMFVGHDVLAIKMEAKALTKVTPVNLAHHTYWNLRGHNSGDILSHKIHIFGSNITPVNDELIPTGDIAPVKGTAYDFLEPREIGSRINELPDGYDINYIMDPSSPDHLRKAAVLHDSVSGRKMELWTNQPGLQFYTSNMLNDVKGKGGFVYKKYAAVCLETQGFPDSVNHPNFPSQILNPGDTYMHSMVYRFTAN; this is encoded by the exons ATGCATTGTCATTCAGGCCTTGCCTTCTGTTTGGTGCAGTGTTTGTTGCTAACTAGTTCACCTAAGATGAATAATAAGATATCTTTGTATTGGTGTTTTCTTTTCCTGCTGCCTTTGATCTTGAATTTTTCTGAGGCAAATGATGAAAAGGTGGGAGATATTTATGAATTGAAGAAGGGAAATATCTCTGTGAAGCTGACAAATTATGGTGCAACTGTGCTCTCTGTTGTTCTCCCTGATAAGAATG GGAAATTAGATGACGTTGTTCTTGGGTTCGAAGCCCTCAAAGATTACACT AATGATTCTGTCTACTTTGGGGCCACCGTTGGGCGTGTTGCTAACAGAATTGGTAGAGCTGAATTCACTTTGAATGGAAACCACTATAAGTTGGTTGCTAATGATCATGGAAAGAACACTCTCCATG GTGGCTCTAAAGGGTTCAGTGATGTTCTATGGACAGTGAAGCGTCACATTGAAGACAGTCACATAACATTCACCTATGATAGTCGGGATGGTGAAGAAG GCTTCCCTGGTGATCTTTCAGTCTCAGTAACATACATGTTTGTTGGACATGACGTACTAGCTATTAAAATGGAAGCCAAAGCTCTCACCAAGGTCACACCAGTAAACCTAGCCCACCACACGTACTGGAATCTCCGCGGCCACAACAGCGGTGACATCCTCTCACACAAAATCCACATTTTCGGTTCCAACATCACTCCAGTCAATGATGAACTCATCCCCACTGGTGACATTGCCCCGGTTAAAGGAACGGCATATGATTTCCTTGAGCCCCGAGAGATTGGTAGCAGGATCAATGAGCTGCCTGATGGTTATGACATCAACTACATAATGGACCCTTCCAGCCCTGACCACTTGAGGAAGGCTGCAGTGCTGCATGACAGTGTTTCGGGGCGAAAAATGGAGCTGTGGACTAACCAGCCAGGGCTGCAATTCTACACTAGTAACATGCTAAATGATGTGAAAGGGAAAGGTGGATTTGTGTATAAAAAGTATGCCGCAGTGTGCTTGGAGACGCAGGGTTTCCCAGATTCCGTGAATCATCCAAATTTCCCTTCACAAATTTTGAATCCAGGAGACACTTATATGCATTCTATGGTCTATAGGTTCACAGCTAACTAG
- the LOC101312935 gene encoding ABC transporter A family member 12-like — MADFVGSQANFWVQSNALLRKNLTFQKRRLCANITIILIPAFFCTLCALIQYGTETYYVKKSVDYCKKGPSPYEITSTFPLQCPIPSPIEWPPLLQVPQPYARAVRSDIFPWTDLPDESCMKNENFGCPVTTLITGNNQTLAQGLGDNMFPAGGFPKNSTNSITDWAEVVMGTTSRVDDKTSLHRDFAITDDIVAQDQLYILQEQCDNNEDSNINRNSTKLQVASKLTFETDIECLPYLILWRNSSSEINDELFKGDAGGNKKNKANGILTALDISNSDENSFNVNIWYNSTVSNRDFLQSITTNPEVIKRVPRLVNMVSNAYLQFLTGAKTIRFDFVKEMPKGFTSDIPDLGAFIGPVLFTWVVLQLFPVVLANLVYEKQERLRVMMKMHGLGDGPYWMISYSYFLTIYMSYIICFVGFGSILGLSFFYRHDYSLQFIFYFFVINLQIALAFLLSSMFSHTRSATVVAYVYVFGSGLLGSFFFQDLLMDVHMPKGWIIFLELYPGFSLYRGLFEFMQYATDGKIMKTSGMRWGNLNDSVNGMKDVLAIMAIEWAVLLLLAFYIDQVVTWGKSPLFFLRRKKAPALQIPSMERLGSKGYGDMEKPDVAQEKEKVDKLLEEAKYTSHVVICDNIKKVYPGRDGNPEKFAVRGLSLALPQGECFGMLGPSGAGKTSFIEMMIGLIKPTTGTAYVQGLDLVTQMNEIYACIGVCPQHDLLWATLTGREHLLFYGRLKNLKGSDLTKAVEDSLKNLNLFNGGVSDKRAGQYSGGMKRRLSVAISLIGNPIAIYMDEPSTGLDPASRNTLWNVIKLAKQSRVIILTTHSMEEAEFLCDRIGIFVDGRMQCLGNPKELKGRYGGSYVFTITTDSCHDQEVESLIHGLAPNAIRVYHLAGTQKFEFPKSDVRIADVFQTVEHVKKIFTVYAWGLADTTLEDVFIKVASAPKRLASNVLSRENLVE, encoded by the exons ATGGCGGATTTTGTTGGTAGCCAAGCTAATTTCTGGGTCCAATCCAATGCTTTGCTCAGAAAGAACTTAACCTTTCAG AAACGAAGACTGTGCGCCAACATTACAATCATTCTAATACCAGCTTTCTTCTGCACTTTATGTGCCCTTATCCAATATGGAACAGAGACCTATTATGTGAAAAAGAGCGTTGATTATTGCAAGAAAGGGCCATCGCCATATGAAATTACATCAACTTTTCCCCTACAGTGTCCAATCCCTTCTCCTATAGAATGGCCTCCCTTGTTACAAGTACCACAACCTTATGCTCGTGCTGTCCGAAGTGATATCTTTCCCTGGACGGACTTGCCCGATGAGTCATGCATGAAGAACGAAAACTTTGGCTGTCCTGTCACCACGCTCATCACCGGGAATAACCAGACATTAGCACAAG GATTGGGTGATAACATGTTCCCGGCTGGTGGTTTCCCTAAAAATTCCACCAACAGCATTACCGATTGGGCAGAAGTTGTCATG GGTACCACTTCAAGAGTCGATGACAAAACAAGCCTTCATCGAGATTTTGCTATCACTGACGATATTGTTGCACAAGACCAGCTCTATATTCTGCAGGAACAATGTGATAATAATGAAGACTCTAATATAAATAGAAATAGCACAAAACTACAAGTAGCATCAAAGCTCACATTTGAAACAG ATATTGAATGTCTCCCATATCTAATATTGTGGCGTAATAGTTCTTCTGAAATAAACGATGAACTGTTCAAAGGTGACGCCGGGGGGAATAAAAAGAACAAAGCTAATGGAATACTTACAG CGTTAGATATCTCAAACTCGGATGAAAATTCTTTTAATGTGAACATATGGTACAATTCAACAGTAAGCAATAGGGATTTCTTGCAATCAATAACCACCAATCCGGAAGTGATCAAACGAGTTCCACGCTTGGTTAATATG GTATCAAACGCGTACCTTCAGTTTCTTACAGGAGCTAAGACGATTCGGTTCGACTTTGTTAAAGAAATGCCCAAGGGTTTTACCTCAGACATTCCCGATTTGGGGGCATTTATCGGTCCAGTGTTGTTTACATGGGTTGTTTTACAGTTGTTCCCG GTAGTGTTAGCGAATCTGGTTTATGAGAAACAAGAAAGACTGAGAGTGATGATGAAGATGCATGGCCTTGGTGATGGACCTTATTGGATGATCTCATATTCTTATTTTCTTACAATATATATGTCCTACATTATATGTTTTGTTGGATTTGGTTCAATCTTAG GGTTAAGCTTCTTCTACAGACATGACTACTCCCTCCAATTTATCTTTTACTTCTTTGTTATAAACTTGCAAATAGCGCTGGCTTTTCTTCTGTCGTCAATGTTCTCGCACACTAGGAGTGCTACAG TTGTAGCTTACGTTTACGTTTTCGGAAGCGGGCTTCTGGGAAGCTTTTTCTTCCAGGATCTACTCATGGATGTTCACATGCCTA AAGGGTGGATCATTTTTCTAGAGTTGTATCCTGGCTTCTCTCTCTACAGAGGCTTATTCGAGTTTATGCAATATGCCACCGATGGGAAAATCATGAAGACTAGTGGTATGCGTTGGGGGAATTTGAATGATAGCGTAAATGGTATGAAAGATGTCCTGGCCATCATGGCAATAGAGTGGGCTGTGCTGCTGCTTCTTGCATTTTACATAGATCAAGTTGTAACTTGGGGAAAATCTCCTTTATTCTTCTTGCGAAGAAAGAAAGCACCGGCTCTCCAAATCCCTAGTATGGAGAGGCTTGGATCTAAAGGGTATGGTGACATGGAGAAACCTGATGTCGCTCAGGAG AAGGAAAAGGTTGACAAGCTGTTGGAAGAAGCAAAATATACAAGTCATGTTGTGATATGTGACAACATAAAGAAGGTGTATCCAGGAAGAGATGGAAACCCTGAGAAATTTGCAGTGAGAGGGTTGTCTCTTGCTTTGCCTCAAGGCGAATGCTTTGGTATGCTTGGTCCTAGTGGTGCAGGAAAGACCTCTTTTATTGAAATG ATGATTGGTCTGATAAAGCCAACCACTGGCACAGCCTATGTTCAGGGGTTGGACCTTGTAACTCAGATGAATGAAATATATGCCTGCATTGGTGTTTGTCCACAACACGA CCTACTATGGGCAACCCTAACAGGAAGAGAGCATCTACTATTTTATGGGAGACTTAAGAACCTTAAAGGTTCCGACTTAACCAAA GCAGTGGAAGATTCTTTGAAGAATCTGAATCTATTTAACGGCGGGGTTTCTGACAAACGAGCAGGGCAATACAGTGGAGGTATGAAGAGAAGGCTTAGCGTCGCCATTTCACTCATAGGGAATCCCATA GCTATTTACATGGATGAACCCAGTACCGGACTTGATCCAGCTTCAAGAAACACTCTATGGAATGTTATAAAGCTTGCTAAGCAAAGCCGAGTCATCATACTCACCA CGCATTCCATGGAAGAGGCAGAGTTCTTGTGTGATCGAATAGGAATTTTCGTAGATGGAAGAATGCAGTGCTTAGGAAATCCAAAAGAG TTGAAGGGCAGATATGGAGGATCATACGTGTTCACAATCACAACAGATTCATGTCATGACCAAGAAGTAGAGAGCCTGATACACGGACTCGCCCCGAATGCCATCAGGGTATACCATCTCGCCGGAACACAAAAATTCGAGTTCCCTAAAAGTGACGTCAGAATTGCAGATGTTTTCCAAACAGTTGAGCATGTAAAGAAGATATTCACAGTCTATGCTTGGGGCCTGGCAGATACTACTCTAGAGGATGTCTTTATTAAGGTTGCAAGTGCACCCAAAAGACTTGCATCTAACGTCTTAAGTAGAGAAAATTTGGTCGAATAA